A single Tenacibaculum sp. 190524A02b DNA region contains:
- a CDS encoding sensor histidine kinase, translating to MTKKINLSLHIVLCLIIGSWSILNFYHKSFLKAITSDSFESLIALTIAYITNYYAFRKSNKNSLFLCIILSLSSLFLLAFLKEYRIVNSNQNFEGIYWLNLFPHFLLFIGKSFLFFLIVYSINALTNNKKQALINSLKSSQQQLLRQQFNPHFLYNAFNSLYSMSIQNNPKTSDTILKLSGMMRYLTDDLTLTKVKLSRELKFINEYIDLEEVRFGNNTNITFTFSGNIDFILIEPFTLIPFVENAFKHGDHLSNKNSYIIINLFTDDNILSFTVENSTNSNKTIVNRKGKGLTNIKNRLKLTYPKKHILKIENTSNRFFIHLIIELD from the coding sequence ATGACAAAGAAAATTAACTTGAGTTTACATATTGTTCTTTGCTTGATAATTGGTAGTTGGTCTATACTTAATTTTTATCATAAAAGTTTTTTAAAAGCAATTACCAGTGATTCTTTTGAAAGCTTAATCGCCTTAACCATTGCTTATATAACCAATTATTATGCTTTTAGAAAATCTAATAAGAATTCTCTTTTTCTCTGCATAATTTTATCTTTAAGCTCCTTATTCTTGTTAGCCTTTTTAAAGGAGTATAGAATAGTAAATAGTAATCAAAATTTTGAAGGTATATATTGGTTAAATTTATTTCCTCATTTTTTACTCTTTATTGGTAAATCATTTTTATTTTTTTTAATTGTTTACTCTATTAATGCATTAACTAACAACAAAAAACAGGCTTTGATTAACTCTTTAAAATCTTCTCAACAACAATTATTAAGACAACAATTTAACCCTCATTTCTTATACAATGCCTTCAATTCATTGTATAGCATGTCTATTCAAAATAACCCTAAAACATCTGATACTATTTTAAAGCTCTCTGGAATGATGCGTTATTTAACAGATGATTTAACTTTAACTAAAGTGAAGTTATCCAGAGAATTAAAATTTATAAATGAATACATTGACTTGGAAGAGGTAAGGTTTGGAAACAATACTAATATTACGTTCACATTCTCAGGAAATATAGACTTTATACTTATAGAGCCATTTACTTTAATTCCTTTTGTAGAAAATGCTTTTAAACATGGAGATCATCTAAGTAACAAAAACTCTTATATCATAATTAATTTATTTACTGATGATAATATTCTTAGTTTTACTGTTGAAAACAGTACTAACAGTAATAAAACTATAGTAAATAGAAAGGGGAAAGGCTTAACCAACATTAAAAATCGGCTAAAATTAACCTATCCTAAAAAACATATTCTAAAAATAGAAAATACCTCAAATAGGTTTTTTATACATTTAATTATAGAACTAGATTAA
- a CDS encoding S41 family peptidase has product MLLSIVTYSQSLDFKKSPFTGVKWSENSPIIRYNKKWYLLKTIDGFTQEELIKLCKENFGGKWKKRFSEDLVYVLFYGKKHVVKKHVELKLQDKGKLFKVSAKLTKENREFVKLYNKKFNLPPQKISSKQALEDINEFERILKTKSSYIQLINFNYSEKLDVLRSFLSQKKETIDVNYLTNELAKILAEIGDRHASVKNDLKNKKNHATYGLRLPFGITVLNDKLIAVKEKNNQYELLHKKYPYIQSVNKVSIESYLENYAYKHKKAPKESKLKRAAESIQRIGKLYFENNINIEDTISVTFHDDQGNVKKENYKLSKKKQGYKSRTASNFRKNYNNLESNKYKKLDTLLGENIGYIAIPRMKNLKREKKYKEYLHNVIGNFSNTKALILDLRNNPGGRRDVLNLLGEYFIPKDKSPWVANIAYVRTDSVFEDYKSMDNRYLFRYGSKRFNEKDREAINSFNNNFTPYVKADESKFTEPYYMILKSRKEFYKGIVYILVDEKTFSAASVFAASLKGLPNVKIVGNTTDGSSGKSQKFYLTNSQIRVKVSTMISYQRNGKTLDGNGTQPDVFLPKSLEQLLKLEDIQLDFLVKIISKKGRV; this is encoded by the coding sequence ATGTTATTAAGTATAGTAACATATTCGCAAAGTCTAGATTTTAAAAAGTCACCATTTACAGGAGTAAAATGGAGTGAAAACTCACCAATAATAAGATATAATAAAAAATGGTACTTATTAAAAACTATAGATGGTTTTACTCAAGAAGAACTTATTAAGTTATGTAAGGAGAATTTTGGGGGTAAATGGAAAAAAAGATTTTCGGAAGATTTAGTTTATGTATTGTTTTATGGAAAAAAACATGTGGTAAAAAAACATGTTGAGCTAAAGTTACAGGATAAAGGGAAGTTATTTAAAGTTAGTGCAAAGCTAACTAAAGAAAATAGAGAGTTTGTAAAATTATATAATAAGAAATTTAATTTACCTCCTCAAAAAATAAGCTCAAAACAAGCTTTAGAAGATATAAATGAGTTTGAAAGAATTTTAAAAACAAAATCATCTTATATTCAGTTAATAAATTTTAATTATAGTGAAAAGTTAGATGTTTTAAGAAGTTTTTTATCGCAAAAAAAAGAAACAATAGATGTTAATTATTTGACAAATGAATTAGCAAAGATTCTAGCAGAAATAGGAGATAGGCATGCTTCAGTAAAAAATGATTTAAAAAATAAAAAAAATCATGCAACTTACGGGTTAAGGTTACCTTTTGGGATAACAGTTTTAAATGATAAATTAATAGCTGTAAAAGAAAAAAATAACCAATATGAGTTATTGCATAAAAAATACCCTTATATACAAAGTGTTAATAAGGTAAGTATTGAAAGTTATTTAGAGAATTATGCATATAAACATAAAAAAGCACCCAAAGAATCAAAACTTAAAAGAGCAGCAGAGAGTATTCAAAGAATAGGGAAGTTATATTTTGAAAATAATATAAATATAGAAGATACTATTTCAGTTACTTTTCATGATGATCAAGGAAATGTAAAAAAAGAGAATTATAAGTTAAGTAAAAAGAAACAAGGGTATAAATCCAGAACAGCAAGTAATTTTAGGAAAAACTATAACAATTTAGAATCTAATAAGTATAAAAAGCTGGATACACTGCTTGGGGAAAATATTGGTTATATAGCAATTCCTAGGATGAAAAACTTAAAAAGAGAAAAAAAATATAAAGAGTATCTACATAATGTTATTGGTAACTTTAGTAATACTAAGGCTTTAATTTTGGATTTAAGAAATAATCCTGGAGGACGTAGGGATGTTTTAAATTTATTGGGAGAGTATTTCATACCAAAGGATAAATCACCTTGGGTAGCAAATATAGCTTATGTTAGAACTGATAGTGTATTTGAAGATTATAAATCGATGGATAATAGATATCTGTTTAGATATGGATCTAAAAGGTTTAATGAAAAAGATAGAGAAGCAATAAACTCTTTTAATAATAACTTTACCCCTTATGTAAAAGCAGATGAATCTAAGTTTACAGAGCCGTACTATATGATTTTAAAAAGCAGAAAAGAATTTTATAAAGGAATAGTTTACATTTTAGTAGATGAAAAAACCTTTAGTGCGGCTTCTGTTTTTGCAGCTTCTTTAAAAGGACTCCCAAATGTTAAAATTGTAGGAAATACTACAGATGGCTCCAGTGGAAAGTCTCAGAAGTTTTATTTAACAAATTCACAAATAAGAGTTAAAGTTTCTACAATGATTTCTTATCAAAGAAATGGAAAAACATTAGATGGTAATGGTACACAACCAGATGTTTTCTTGCCAAAATCTTTAGAACAATTATTAAAGCTAGAAGATATTCAATTAGATTTTTTAGTTAAAATAATATCAAAAAAAGGTAGGGTTTAA